In the genome of Thunnus maccoyii chromosome 15, fThuMac1.1, whole genome shotgun sequence, one region contains:
- the rbbp4 gene encoding histone-binding protein RBBP4 encodes MADKEVGAFDDAVEERVINEEYKIWKKNTPFLYDLVMTHALEWPSLTAQWLPDVSRPEGKDYSVHRLVLGTHTSDEQNHLVIASVQLPNDDAQLDASHYDSEKGEFGGFGSVTGKIEIEIKINHEGEVNRARYMPQNPCIIATKTPTSDVLVFDYTKHPSKPDPSGECHPDLRLRGHQKEGYGLSWNPNQSGSLLSASDDHTICLWDISAVPKEGKIVDAKTIFTGHTAVVEDVSWHLLHESLFGSVADDQNLMIWDTRSNNTSKPSHAVDAHTAEVNCLSFNPYSEFILATGSADKTVALWDLRNLKLKLHSFESHKDEIFQVQWSPHNETILASSGTDRRLNVWDLSKIGEEQSPEDTEDGPPELLFIHGGHTAKISDFSWNPNEPWVICSVSEDNIMQVWQMAENIYNDEDPEGSTDPEATV; translated from the exons ATGGCAGATAAGGAAG ttgGTGCATTTGATGATGCGGTGGAGGAGAGGGTGATAAATGAGGAGTACAAGATCTGGAAGAAAAACACTCCTTTCCTTTATGACTTGGTTATGACCCACGCCTTAGAGTGGCCCAGCCTCACTGCTCAGTGGCTGCCTGATGTCTCCAG GCCAGAGGGGAAGGATTACAGTGTGCACCGGCTGGTTTTGGGCACTCACACATCTGATGAGCAGAATCACCTGGTCATTGCCAGTGTCCAGCTGCCCAATGATGATGCCCAGCTTGACGCCTCACATTATGACAGCGAAAAAGGAG AGTTTGGAGGCTTTGGCTCTGTGACAGGAAAGATTGAGATAGAAATCAAGATTAACCATGAAGGAGAGGTGAACCGTGCCCGGTATATGCCTCAGAACCCCTGCATCATTGCCACCAAGACCCCCACCTCAGATGTGCTGGTGTTTGACTACACCAAGCACCCCTCAAAGCCAG ATCCGTCTGGAGAGTGTCACCCTGATCTGCGTCTCAGAGGACATCAGAAAGAAGGTTATGGTCTCTCCTGGAATCCGAATCAGTCTGGCTCCCTGCTTAGTGCTTCAGATGACCAT ACAATCTGCCTGTGGGACATCAGTGCAGTGCCAAAGGAGGGGAAGATAGTAGATGCGAAGACGATCTTCACCGGTCACACTGCTGTGGTGGAAGATGTCTCCTGGCATTTGCTCCACGAGTCACTCTTTGGATCTGTGGCAGATGACCAGAATCTCATGAT TTGGGACACTCGTTCAAACAACACTTCCAAACCCAGCCATGCAGTAGACGCCCACACAGCCGAGGTCAACTGTCTGTCATTTAATCCTTACAGCGAGTTCATCCTTGCCACTGGCTCAGCAGACAAG ACTGTGGCTCTTTGGGACTTGAGGAACTTGAAATTGAAGCTGCATTCCTTCGAGTCACACAAGGATGAGATCTTCCAG GTTCAGTGGTCACCTCATAATGAGACCATACTGGCATCCAGTGGAACAGACCGTCGCCTCAATGTTTGGGAcctcag TAAAATCGGAGAAGAGCAGTCTCCAGAAGATACAGAGGATGGCCCGCCTGAGCTTCTG TTCATCCACGGAGGCCACACAGCCAAGATCTCTGATTTCTCTTGGAACCCCAACGAGCCCTGGGTCATCTGCTCGGTGTCTGAAGACAACATCATGCAAGTCTGGCAAATG GCTGAGAACATCTACAATGATGAAGATCCTGAGGGTTCGACAGACCCTGAGGCCACAGTGTAA
- the sync gene encoding syncoilin, producing MEDMDDSVSSTGFQPLFIQEEDGDPDRALMEQKVESNTVQSGHTFAGTQLNQSALIKPYLQEMDDLLKSCEELTGIPFGSHFSASYSETSLSESTQSKEEVKMESFRETNISPHAYLSTSYIDTHMDKAGAEDQPGQDQSQGPGSIANRCGVTKEVSHQIDMPITSAGNKLSDTMVEYEGQLLGMLAMLEGCMEEDGMDFEPQDWATDASQEYVHISKNPHFYRGTTLAPMKPAKTMKLESQSVPSQCWVGQCVAEDRVSRESRNQDQKVLDQGVLDPQLRFSVPSMPLDGTENDPMYCEGMKTGYMSTSEGTYKEEDITETAVINTEFSAEERQVLKMDTIDLSSGMNELGEVGSQMEECIEEVQRLEKSRKELLSKVLELRGHKEQEEAEGSNEEEEETGEQIESKVAELMIALRREEEGRREERKKEIQSLREERAEEERRLWKVNLERQGVLEELRKLKRRLFAMARDCAQSQATLNTQHREVELLKREEEKLRSLVLQLTEEGSQLRSAHQQQLLSLQAELHAQSANQTSNSQEEMTQCKRHSCGDIQQYLQGGLRALEDRYEPILLALLKRREATAGALVKAKEQAQELRAQLGPLREEIQKLKLQRACLEEKLKLIHIHRREDVGQYKETVYCLEESSRGLKTELTIQKRKTKEIEELRDSLTKQLLLYRAAIEDHNKCYHKEKT from the exons ATGGAGGACATGGATGACAGCGTTTCATCCACTGGGTTTCAGCCTCTCTTCATCCAAGAAGAAGATGGGGATCCGGATAGAGCCCTAATGGAACAAAAAGTGGAGAGCAACACGGTCCAATCCGGACATACCTTTGCAGGAACACAGCTGAATCAATCAGCTTTAATTAAGCCATACTTACAGGAGATGGATGACTTACTGAAGAGCTGCGAGGAGCTTACTGGCATTCCCTTTGGCTCTCACTTCTCAGCAAGTTACAGTGAAACAAGCCTGAGTGAATCAACTCAGAGTAAAGAGGAAGTTAAGATGGAGAGCTTTAGAGAAACAAATATATCTCCCCATGCATATCTCTCCACAAGCTACATTGACACACACATGGATAAGGCTGGAGCAGAAGACCAACCAGGACAAGACCAGTCACAGGGACCGGGCTCCATCGCCAACAGGTGTGGAGTTACCAAAGAAGTTTCTCACCAAATAGATATGCCTATCACCTCAGCGGGGAACAAACTAAGTGACACCATGGTGGAGTACGAGGGCCAGTTGTTGGGGATGTTGGCCATGCTGGAGGGCTGTATGGAAGAGGACGGCATGGACTTCGAGCCACAAGACTGGGCTACAGATGCAAGCCAAGAATATGTACACATCAGCAAGAATCCTCATTTTTACAGGGGCACAACATTGGCACCCATGAAACCAGCAAAGACAATGAAGTTGGAAAGCCAGTCAGTTCCAAGCCAATGTTGGGTTGGTCAATGTGTGGCAGAAGACAGAGTTTCCAGGGAAAGCAGAAATCAGGACCAGAAAGTTCTTGACCAGGGAGTGCTCGATCCGCAGTTAAGATTTTCTGTGCCATCTATGCCTTTGGATGGTACAGAAAATGACCCAATGTATTGTGAAGGGATGAAGACAGGATACATGTCTACTAGTGAAGGTACTTACAAAGAAGAAGACATAACTGAGACTGCTGTGATCAACACTGAATTCTCAGCTGAAGAGAGACAAGTGCTAAAGATGGACACCATTGATCTGAGCTCTGGCATGAATGAACTTGGAGAAGTGGGGTCTCAGATGGAGGAGTGCATAGAGGAGGTTCAGCGTTTAGAGAAGAGCAGGAAGGAACTGCTGTCCAAGGTGCTGGAGCTAAGAGGGCATAAAGAACaagaggaggcagaggggagcaatgaggaggaagaagagacagGGGAGCAAATTGAAAGCAAAGTGGCAGAGCTGATGATCGCActgaggagggaggaagaaggcagaagggaggagaggaagaaggagataCAGAGCCTCAGGGAGGAgagggcagaggaggagaggaggctgTGGAAGGTGAACCTGGAGAGACAGGGGGTGCTGGAGGAGCTCAGAAAGCTCAAGAGGAGGCTGTTCGCCATGGCCAGGGACTGTGCTCAAAGCCAGGCAACCCTGAACACCCAGCACCGTGAGGTGGAGCTGCTCAAGAGAGAAGAG GAGAAGCTGCGGTCCCTTGTGCTCCAGCTGACAGAGGAGGGCTCCCAGCTCAGGTCAGCCCATCAACAACAGCTGTTAAGCCTGCAAGCAGAGCTTCATGCACAGAGCGCCAACCAGACTTCCAACTCCCAGGAGGAGATGACCCAGTGTAAGAGGCATTCCTGTGGGGACATCCAGCAATACCTACAGGGTGGGCTGAGAGCGCTGGAGGACAG GTATGAACCCATTTTGCTGGCGTTGctgaagaggagagaggcaACAGCTGGAGCACTAGTGAAAGCCAAAGAGCAGGCCCAGGAGCTGAGGGCCCAGCTGGGACCCCTGAGGGAAGAGATCCAAAAGCTGAAGCTCCAGAGGGCTTGTTTAGAGGAGAAACTCAAGCTAATTCACATACACAGAAGAGAGGATGTGGGGCAGTATAAG GAGACGGTGTACTGTCTggaggagagcagcagagggCTGAAGACCGAGTTAACAATTCAGAAGAGAAAAACCAAGGAGATagaggagctgagagacagCCTTACCAAGCAACTCCTCCTTTACAG GGCTGCCATTGAGGATCATAACAAGTGTTACCACAAggagaaaacatga